In Pseudomonadota bacterium, the genomic stretch GATACTGAGGTATCGAGCCTGGAGCTTCGCAAGGCATTACGTCAGGTGCTGCCGGACTACATGGTGCCGCAGCAGTTTGAGCCGATTGACGAGATCCCGCTGACGCCCAACGGTAAGGTCGATCGAAAGCAGTTGCCCGATATTACTTACGCAACAGCGGGCAGGTCGCCGAGTGGGGTAGAGCTTAGCGAAACTGAGAGCAGTATCGCTGCGATCTGGTGCGACCTCGTAGGGGTGCCAGGACCTGTCGCTAAAAGTGAGAACTTCTTCGAGATGGGTGGCCATTCTTTGTTGGCCGTTAAAGCCATTGCGCTGATTGAAACAAAACTTGGCGTTCGGGTCTCTACTCGACAACTCGTTATGGATCCGCTGTCTGCCATTGCCAAGTGGTGTGAAGACAATCGATTGAAAGTCCCCGAAAGCCCCAGCGCTGAACGCGGTTTTCTGAGTCGTTGGCTCAAGCGTGACAGGACCGGTACAGGCCGAACGTGATGAGCCTCCGCGGTGCTATGCTGCTTGCGGTGGCGGGGGTCGTAGTGTTCTCATTCTGGCTGTTCTCACCCGAATTGCGCCGGTTGTTGAATGGCGCCCAGCCGGCGACCGCGGCGCCACAGGCGCTAAAGGTTGCAGTTCTTGGCGACTCCGATAGTCATTTTTATGGTGACTATGTCGACGGGAAACGTCGAGGGAACGACTATCACGCGTATACCTTCGTGTGGACCGATATTTGGGCGCGACTCAGGCCTGGTGAGGTTGACCTGGGTGCCCTTGCACACTGGGGCAGTGATTACAGACTTGCCAGGGGGCGGCAGTTTCTAGGTTTGTCGTCCCGAGCCCCACACAAATACGATTATGAAAACAGCTATGCGGTTTCTGGCTTGAAATGTCGGTCACTGCTGCAAAGCTGGCCCTACCAGGCTCGATGGCTGGTTGATCGAGTTCGAGCGAATACGTCCTGGAATGAAGGGTTGGTGGTGATTCGAATTGGCGTTAACGATATCGGTCAGCTCAAGCACCAACGTGAGTATGCCGAGACGGGTTACGCTGGAGGGATTGTTGAGACCGTAGAAAGCTGCATCGCTCAGATAAGAGAGGCAGCGTCTTCGCTGCTATCAGCGAATCCGAGCTTACGAATTGCGCTGGTTGGCCTCGCCAGGGACTACAACTTAACGATGGATGAACCCGCTTGGTCGAACAAAGAGTGGCTGATAAACATCGACAGCGTGCTCACCGAATACGACCGCCAGCTGAAGGATGTAGCATCCGAGAACCCCCGGATCGCCTTTATCAACGATTTCGGGTGGCACGTGGACCGGGTAGGGAGTCGTCTCGTTCGCGAGCCCGCGAGCTACTTCGCTATCGGTAATGTCAAAATAAGCAATACGCTAGGGGATCATCCGTCTAACCTGGTGCTTGCCGACTACCATGCGGGGACTATCTATCACGGACTTTGGTTGAATCACCTGATCGCTCAGCTTAACGTGCATTTTGATCTCGGCCTCGGCCAGTTAGCGGATTCTGAGATCGTTCAGCTTATTGAGGGTGCCCTGGGATGAAGTCGCAAGACCCCATAGCCAAAAATCAAGACAACCAGCGGAAACCGGCCGATACGTATCGGCTGACTATTGAGCCGGAGTCTCCTGAAGAATTTTCGACGTTGAAGCTATCAGGCATTCGGCACAATGCACAGGAGCATCCATTGCTCCAGCTCGATGCGCTGCATGAGCTGGCGAGATACCTCATGCCGAGAGAGCAATGCCGATTCGTCGATTCCGATCTGCAGATTGACGGCGCCTTCAAACACGCGAGTCGGCCGGCTGACGGTCGGTCTATCGATGAGGTTTTTGCGTCCATCAACGAAAGTGGAGCCTGGGTCGCGCTGTACAACATCGAAGCGCACCCACAATATCAGCAATTGATGTGGCAGATCCTAGAAAGCGTCAGGCCTTTAGTTGAACCAGAGCAAGGTCAGATTCTGGACGCAGGTGGGTTTGTCTTTCTTTCAACCGCCCCCTCGGTTACCCCGTTTCACATTGATCGAGAAAACAATTTCTGGCTTCAAATCAAAGGCCGGAAGTATATGACGGTCTTCGACTGGCGCGATGACCAAGTAGTTTCGGCTGTCGACGTCGAAAACTTTATCGTCAACCGACGACTCGAAAACGTGCGCCTGCGAGAAGAAACGCGTGAGCGCGGGATCGAGACGCTGACTAGCCCTGGGCAAGGAGTTTTTTTTCCAGCGACTTCTCCGCATATGACCCGTTGTCCCGAACAATGGAAGGACGACGGGGTGTCGATTTCTATAGGTGTGGTGTTTTATACAGAGCGGATGCGTGAACTGGCCCGCGTTCACCAGTTCAACAACGTGCTCCGGAAGGTCGGCATCAAACCTTCGCCCCCCGGCGGAGGGCGAAGCGACGGCTTCAAGGCTCCGATTGGACGGCTCCTCGCGGGTTTGAAGCGACGATTTCGCGGTTATCGGCCGCCACCGGGTTCGTACTAAACGCTAGAGCACTCAACACGTCACCATTCACGGACATCACTGCGTTGAATCTGAAACAACTGCTGAAAGAGTTTCCGCCGATCCGAGCCGCATTGCTGGCGCGCTATAGGCGATTCTTTCTTACGGCCGATCGCTCCAACTTATTTTTCGGTGTGTTTCCTGACTACGCAGCCGCGCTGGCCGCGACGCCAACAGGCAAACCTACTGGCTACGATACCGAGGCTGCAGCGACGTTGTACGCGGAACGCCACACGCAGGTGTATCCGGCGGACTATCCGGTTCTTTTCTGGCTGGCGGATTCGCTGCCCGGCTGGAGCCGGGTATTCGAGATTGGGGGCCATACTGGCGTTTCCTTTTACGCCTACAAACGATATATCGAGTATCCCAAAAAACTCAGTTGGACAATTCTCGACGTTCCGGCGGTGGTCGATGCTGGCAAAAGCATCGCGGGTAAGCGAGGCGAGACTCGCCTGAGTTTTTTGACGGAACCAAAGCGCGAGACCTACGATGTTTTGCTTGCCGCGGGGGCGTTGCAGTATCTCCCGGACCCACTGTCGCAGACACTCGATTCGTTGGCGGAGTTACCAAAACAGATTCTGCTTAATCTATTACCCGTGACCGAACAGGCAACCTACTTTACGGTGCAGAACATGGGCCCCGCTTTTTGCCCCTACAAAATTGTCAATCGGGGGGAGCTGATTGCGGACCTGGAAGCGCTCGGTTATGAGTTGCTGGACGAGTGGAAAAACCCGGAAAAGAGCTGCTCCATCCCCTTCTCAGACGCCAAGTACTCGCTCGATCATTACTGCGGTTTTCGCTTTTGTCGAGAGGGCTAGGCTGAGTGCCCTAGCCAACGGCGTCTCGGCTTGCCTCTGCGTCGAGAAAGTCCTAGGCGAATCAGCCTGACGGCGGAACCGCTGGCTTAGATTGTGTCGCGGCCCGATATGCGAGCACCAAGGCGGTAATCTGGAACGACACTATCAGCACCTGAACATAGCTTCGAACAAAAAAAAGTGCAAAGACTGCTGAAATGATGACGGTGAAGGTGAGCGCCTTTCTCGCCTTGCCAGTGCAGAAAGGCAAAGCCAGCAGCAAAGGACTTAGCGCGATAAGCGCCGGATTCCATGCGGTAGCCCAATGTTCCGTTAGCAGCCAGATCAACAGCAGGATTACTCCGGCCAGGCCCGACACCAAAGACCATATAGACCGTGCCCAAGAGTTTCTATGGACAAGCCAAAGGCAAAGGACTCCGATCGCCAGAAAAATTAGAGGTAGCAGCGATGTGTTTGCGGCAGACCCTTCATAGATTTCAATGCGCTCCTGAGCCAACGCCGCCCCCGATTCTGTGGCAAAAGTCGCAACTGCCTCTGAGAGCTGATCGGGTAAGTAGAAGGAAGACCAGAGCGATATTTGGTTGTCTACCGGCCGGCCAAGCGCAATGTTCGCACCAAGATGAAGCCAGGCAACAGCATTGGAATAAGATCCCAGACTGCTTCGAAAAGTTTCCGAGGTCATAGTTTTCTCAGAGCTGGCCTTGAGCGCCCCGTCCAGGGCGATATCCAGCGCGTCGCGAACTTTGGTTGAACAGTTTTGGAGAAAATAGTCGTATCGATAGCTCGCGTTTTCAGGCTTGCTGTGCCAGTCAAGGTATTCAATCAGTTTTCGCTTTTGTTCGGCGTTGAGGTTCAACACCTGTTTCGTGACCGTCCTTTCGTCGCGAATGTACCCCGCTATGTCAGCGTCAGGATCAAACGCCATTACACGATAGGACATCTTGCCCATAACAAAATTGAGCAGAAAGTTCTCGCTGGTGAAATCAAAAAT encodes the following:
- a CDS encoding DUF4105 domain-containing protein → MRWLAAALFSFPALTLSQSLSLEDTEVSLFTIGPGKIYWQAFGHNAITVADPVSGFNAIYNFGIFDFTSENFLLNFVMGKMSYRVMAFDPDADIAGYIRDERTVTKQVLNLNAEQKRKLIEYLDWHSKPENASYRYDYFLQNCSTKVRDALDIALDGALKASSEKTMTSETFRSSLGSYSNAVAWLHLGANIALGRPVDNQISLWSSFYLPDQLSEAVATFATESGAALAQERIEIYEGSAANTSLLPLIFLAIGVLCLWLVHRNSWARSIWSLVSGLAGVILLLIWLLTEHWATAWNPALIALSPLLLALPFCTGKARKALTFTVIISAVFALFFVRSYVQVLIVSFQITALVLAYRAATQSKPAVPPSG
- a CDS encoding cupin, translating into MKSQDPIAKNQDNQRKPADTYRLTIEPESPEEFSTLKLSGIRHNAQEHPLLQLDALHELARYLMPREQCRFVDSDLQIDGAFKHASRPADGRSIDEVFASINESGAWVALYNIEAHPQYQQLMWQILESVRPLVEPEQGQILDAGGFVFLSTAPSVTPFHIDRENNFWLQIKGRKYMTVFDWRDDQVVSAVDVENFIVNRRLENVRLREETRERGIETLTSPGQGVFFPATSPHMTRCPEQWKDDGVSISIGVVFYTERMRELARVHQFNNVLRKVGIKPSPPGGGRSDGFKAPIGRLLAGLKRRFRGYRPPPGSY
- a CDS encoding TIGR04325 family methyltransferase → MNLKQLLKEFPPIRAALLARYRRFFLTADRSNLFFGVFPDYAAALAATPTGKPTGYDTEAAATLYAERHTQVYPADYPVLFWLADSLPGWSRVFEIGGHTGVSFYAYKRYIEYPKKLSWTILDVPAVVDAGKSIAGKRGETRLSFLTEPKRETYDVLLAAGALQYLPDPLSQTLDSLAELPKQILLNLLPVTEQATYFTVQNMGPAFCPYKIVNRGELIADLEALGYELLDEWKNPEKSCSIPFSDAKYSLDHYCGFRFCREG
- a CDS encoding phosphopantetheine-binding protein, whose protein sequence is DTEVSSLELRKALRQVLPDYMVPQQFEPIDEIPLTPNGKVDRKQLPDITYATAGRSPSGVELSETESSIAAIWCDLVGVPGPVAKSENFFEMGGHSLLAVKAIALIETKLGVRVSTRQLVMDPLSAIAKWCEDNRLKVPESPSAERGFLSRWLKRDRTGTGRT